CGATAAACGCCAGGAGCTTGACATCGCCCGCTCCCATGCCACCGATCAAATATGGAATCAACAGGATCAGAAACCCCGTCAGAAGCCCCAAAAGGCTGGTCGTAATACCTGACCAGCCAAACAGGATTCCGTTCAAGAGAAAGGCCATGACGACGCCTGGGAACAATACCTTGTTATAGATTTTCCGACGGGTGATGTCGGTGAAAAAACAGATGATCAGAACGCTCAATAACAGGATTTCCAGCATTGTCATGTCCTCCTTTTAATAGTCAATTAATTATTAACCTCATTCAGTATTTACTTCAGTTTGAAAACTTTCAACAATATTATCGAAAACAGTTTCAATTTCATTTCCAAAAACCACGAGAACTGCTATAACACCAACCGCAATAACACCCAGCACCAACGCATACTCCGCCATACCCTGTCCTTCTTCTTCTGTGAGTAAATTCTTCATCATTTCCATCATACGTCCCCACTCCTTCTGTTTTTTTATCTTTGATACTTTTCCTTTACGCTTCCAACAGCCACTGTTGCCCTGGCTGAATCTTCTCGGCTGTGACTTTACCTTCTGCCAACTCTACGACTTTTTTTGCGCCCTTTGCATGCATCCCCATTTTCCAGGGAGCCAGACTGCATTCGGTTGCAACCACCACGTCTTCAGCATCAAGGTAGACGACATCGATTGGGATCTTCATGAACCATGTGTGAATGGACCGGCAGGGAGATAGATAGAGCCCGCTCTGCTCATTGACCGCTTTCGTAAACGTGAGACCTCTCAACCGACTCCAGAACGTTTCCGCTCTCCTGACATCGTTTGCAATCAGCTGGCCATTATCCTTTCGAATGACCTTCAATCCCGCACCCCCCCATCAACAAAAATAAACCCTGCCTTTTACCAAAAGGAGGGTTTGTAAAGTTAACACCATCCATTTATAGAACAAAATGGATATAATGGTGTAAACTATGCACTGACTCCTTCGGTAACTGGCTGGCATCGGACGATTTCCCTTGTCCGGAAGCCCCTCTAGCTTTGCGTCCCTGACTTTCATCAGGTTTGCCTTTATCGAGAACCAGTGATCTGTAGTAATCAGTACTGATCTCTTAGTTAATATGATAATCGATGGAAGACCAAAGCATAATCCTTCAATAGGATCAATCTTTCTTTACCTTCATTTACTTTTAATTCCATTATTTCTTGTTATATGTGTATAAAATCTGTCGAATGTCTCATATAATCAATAATATTGCCATTATATGGTTTTAAAATTCCCTGAATAGCACGGATAAAAGTACAGGATTCAAGAAATCATTTCTTTTATTTCGACACAGTTTGCAGTTATTTTCCAAAAGGTGCGGCATTCCCTGTTTCGATTCGTTGATCACCCGAAGCCTGTATACAGGGGTTCAACCCTTTACCGCAAAGACTTTCGACAATTTCTGCTTTTGTTCAGACGGTGGTATTCGTTGTTTTTCATTATCGGGCATTCAGGACCATGAATGGATCATACATTGGGTTTGATGGAAAAAAACGAATGAACCGAT
This Salisediminibacterium beveridgei DNA region includes the following protein-coding sequences:
- a CDS encoding DUF192 domain-containing protein, giving the protein MKVIRKDNGQLIANDVRRAETFWSRLRGLTFTKAVNEQSGLYLSPCRSIHTWFMKIPIDVVYLDAEDVVVATECSLAPWKMGMHAKGAKKVVELAEGKVTAEKIQPGQQWLLEA
- a CDS encoding Flp family type IVb pilin — translated: MMEMMKNLLTEEEGQGMAEYALVLGVIAVGVIAVLVVFGNEIETVFDNIVESFQTEVNTE